In the Fusobacterium simiae genome, AGAAAAATAAACCTGTTATTTTATGTGTAAATAAAATTGATAATTTTTTTGAGCAACAAGATGATGTCTATGATTTCTATGGACTAGGTTTTGAATATCTTGTTCCTATTTCTGGGGAACATAAGGTAAATTTAGGGGATATGTTAGACATAGTTGTAGATATTATTGGAAAGATGGATTTCCCAGAAGAAGATGAAGATGTTTTAAAATTAGCAGTAATAGGAAAACCTAATGCAGGAAAATCATCGTTGGTAAATAAATTATCAGGAGAAGAAAGAACAATAGTAAGTGATATTGCAGGAACAACAAGAGATGCTATTGATACTTTAATTGAATATAAAGATAACAAATATATGATAATAGACACAGCAGGAATAAGAAGAAAATCAAAAGTTGAAGAAAGTTTAGAATATTATTCAGTGTTAAGAGCATTAAAAGCTATAAAAAGAGCAGATGTTTGTATTTTAATGTTAGATGCAAAAGAAGGACTTACAGAGCAAGACAAAAGAATTGCTGGAATAGCTGCTGAGGAGTTAAAACCTATAATTATTGTTATGAATAAGTGGGATTTAGTAGAAAATAAGAATAATACCACTATGAAAAAAATGAAAGAAGCATTATATAATGAGTTACCATTTTTATCTTATGCACCTATTGAATTTGTTTCAGCTTTAACAGGGCAAAGAACAACAAATCTTCTTGAAATAGCAGATAGAATCTATGAAGAATATACAAAGAGAATTTCAACAGGACTTTTGAATACTATATTGAAAGATGCCGTATTAATGAATAACCCACCTACAAGAAAGGGGAGAGTAATTAAAATTAATTATGCAACACAAGTTTCTGTTGCACCACCAAGATTTGTTTTATTCTGTAATTATCCTGAGCTTATACATTTCTCTTATGCAAGATATATAGAAAATA is a window encoding:
- the der gene encoding ribosome biogenesis GTPase Der, with translation MKPIVAIVGRPNVGKSTLFNNLVGDKIAIVDDLPGVTRDRLYRDTEWSGSEFVLVDTGGLEPRNNDFLMAKIKEQAEVAMNEADVILFVVDGKAGLNPLDDEIAYILRKKNKPVILCVNKIDNFFEQQDDVYDFYGLGFEYLVPISGEHKVNLGDMLDIVVDIIGKMDFPEEDEDVLKLAVIGKPNAGKSSLVNKLSGEERTIVSDIAGTTRDAIDTLIEYKDNKYMIIDTAGIRRKSKVEESLEYYSVLRALKAIKRADVCILMLDAKEGLTEQDKRIAGIAAEELKPIIIVMNKWDLVENKNNTTMKKMKEALYNELPFLSYAPIEFVSALTGQRTTNLLEIADRIYEEYTKRISTGLLNTILKDAVLMNNPPTRKGRVIKINYATQVSVAPPRFVLFCNYPELIHFSYARYIENKFREAFGFDGSPMMISFESKSSD